cctcataggccaggataactggcatctcctcctcgccacgaaaacacggtcaggtaggagacatcaaccggtcgcatcactcacgccgctcggttgggtgatacatggaagccggactcggactctgggacacagagtgaatttcgtcggtcaaaccacgaccgacgaacgcacagaggaacttttgcgagattttataacatccgacaacctgtttatagacccccgcaggcccaagaacgaccccggcgagaaggcgctcaagatactgaacgaacatacggagagatcgccggagggaagatatcagacggccctgttgtggaaatcggacagcgtggaattgccgaacaactatgaaaacacgctgaaaaggctgcacaacatagaaaacaagttgGACAAGAATCCCGACCTTAAAGAAAGGTATGAAGAGCACATGGAGGCCCTAGTCAAGAAGGGCTACGCGGAAATAGCGCCACGCGCGTCCCACACTACAAGGACGTGGTACTTGCCGCATTTCGCAGTCGTAAACGCTCTAAAGCCCGACAAATTGCGAGTTGTACACGACGCAGCAGCCAAAACAAAAGGTACGACTTtgaatgagaatttattaacaGGGCCGGATTTGTTACAGCCTCTTCCCGCAGTGTTATTGAGATTCCGGGAACATCCCGTCGCTGTGACAGCGGACATCACGGAGATGTTCATGCAGGTGGGACTACGCGAGGAAGATCGCGACGCACTGCGCTACCTCTGGCGGGAAACCGCCGAGATAGCCGGCCGCCAGAGGTGTACCGAATGAAGGTATTAATCTTTGGCGCATCGTGCTCTCCTGCGACGGCGATATACGTCATGAATCGCAACGCGGAGAGACACCGACACACGCATCCTGAGGCCGTCGAGGCGATCAAGAAGAAACACTACATGGACGACTACCTCGACAGCTATGAAGATGAACACAGGGCGATAACAATCGCTACTCAGGTGCGTAACATACACAGAGAAGCTCACTTTGAATTAAGGAAGTGGACGAGTAACTCGCCCGCGGTGTTGAAGGCGCTCGGCGAATCGCCCAATGCAACCGAAGCGGTGGAAATAGAAAGGACTGAACGAGTCCTAGGCCTTATTTGGAGGCCACAAGAAGACAGGTTGGCGTTCAACCTAGACTTAGCCCGCATACCGTCGAACCTACTGAGGCGAGAAGCACCCACGAAGAGAGaagcattgaaaatagtaatgtcgTTGTTTGATCCTCTAGGGTTGGTGTCGCCGATAACTGTGCGGGCTAAACAGCTATTACAGGAGGTGTGGCGACGCGGCACCGATTGGGACGACCCGATCGACGACTAACTGTCCGCCGCCTGGGTGAACTGGCTCACCCATTTGAAGCAACTCAGCGGCGTAACAGTGCCGCGCTGCTATCCCGGCTACTCCCGAGCGAGAAAACTCCAACTCCACGTGTTCACCGACGCCAGCGAGTCAGCCTACGCGACCGCGCTCTACTGGCGCGCCGAGGACGACGACGGACGAGTCACAGTCACGTTACTGGCGGCCAAGGCAAAGGTAGCTCCACTCAAATTAACCTCCATACCACGGCTTGAACTACAGGCAGCTGTACTCGGCGCACGGATGGCTGCGAGTGTGACACAGGAGCACTCCAGGCAGCCAGAATCCACGACCTACTGGACCGACAGCAAGACAACACTGTGCTGGATCAGAACGGGAGCCAGGTCGTACAAGCCCTACGTAGCGCATCGAATCGCCGCGATAGAAGAACACACACAGGCGAATCAATGGAGATGGGTGCCTACACGCTACAACGTTGCCGACGACGCTACGCGCGACGTTCCCGACAACTTCACGCGGGAACACAGGTGGTTCAACGGACCAGAGTTCCTCCGCGACCCGCCCGAACTATGGCCTGCGGAGGAAACACAGCTGAGCACCGACACGGGTGAGGAAAGAGTGAACACTATTACAGAGCGTCGGGAGAAACAGTACAAGGAAGTCCTGCCCGACGTGAATCGATTCTCAAATTGAATCGCTACGTTAGAGCTGCCGCCCGCGTACTACAAGCAGTACAACACTTCAAACGACGCGTCAACACGGTCCATTACAAGAGGACCAAGGCGGCCGCAAGCGAGAATCCGGATTGAGGCGCAACGAAGCCGCGAAAAATGCGGCGAAACGAGTCGTACAAGCACCGGAGGAGCGATTCGTGACGCTCCCAGCCGAGTTGCAAGAAGAGGCCGAGCGCATAATCATAAAGGCGAGTCAGGAGGCCGCCTTCGAGGAAGAACTACGCTCACTCGAAAAAGGAAAACCCGTGTCAAAGGAAAGCAGGTTGTACGCTttgagtataacatttattaacgaactCATTTGCCTCGACAGCAGAATTTCAGCCGCCACGGGAGTAAGCGCCGCAACAAAGAACCCTCCGATCGTCGATGGCGAACATCGGGCAACGAAACTGTGGGTGGAACATGTCCACACACAACTCCACCATGCAGGCGTGGAGAGCGTCGTCAATTACTGTCGGCAGCACAAATGGGTCATTCGACTGCGCCCGACGGTCAAGGCGGTGGTCAGGAGCTGCTTCAGTGCCGCCAGAGGGCGGCCACTCCACCGCAACCGATAACGGGAGACTTGCCTCCCTGTCGACTGGCGCATCATCACCGGCCGTTTACATACACCGGTTTGGACTATTTCGGCCCGCTCACAGTCACCGTGGGCCGGAGTAGTCAAAAAAGGTATGTCGCTCTTCACATGCCTAACAGTGCGGGCGGTGCATCTCGAAGTGGTGCACCCTGAGTACAAAGGAGCGATCATGGCTCTGCGGCGCATGACAGCGCGCCGCGGGAGCCCCGCCGAGATCTGGTCCGACAACGGGACAAACTTCCACGGCGCAGAAAAGGAGCTGCGCAACACCCTCCTCGCTGGCGCCGAACAAGAGGCGTCGCGGAGGGCGATTAGATGGCGTTTCATCCCTCCGGGCGCACCATTCATGGGTGGCGCCTGGGAACGACTCCGTGCGGTCGGTCAAGACCGCGCTGACGACGGTGCTTCACGAGCAGAGGCCACATGAAGAGACGCTGTCGACGCTACTCGCCGAGGTGGAGTTCACAGTCAACAGCCGCCCACTGACTCATGTGTCGGTGAACCCCGAAGATCCGGAGGCCCTGACGCCTAACCACTTTCTGTTGGGCTGTCAGGGCCCACTCGCCGCACCTAATTTTCCAGCCGAACACGGCTACGGCACACATGCCGACCTTCGAGCGTCGCAGCAGCTGGCCGACGCTTTCTGGACCCGCTGGTTACGAGAGTACCTTCCCGAGCTCCGCAACCGGCGGGAGCCCCGCAGCAAGGGACCAGAGCTACACATCGGCGACGTCGTGCGCATCGTGGACGGACGCTCCCACGAAACACTTGGGTGCGTGGCCGCATCTGTGCTACGCATCCGGGACCTGACGGCGTGACGCGCACAGTGGACGTAGCCACGCGGGGAGGCGTGCTACGACGCCCCGTGAAGAAAATCGTCCTCCTGCACCCTGCGGCACCCGAGCGACGAGGCAGCGG
This DNA window, taken from Manduca sexta isolate Smith_Timp_Sample1 unplaced genomic scaffold, JHU_Msex_v1.0 HiC_scaffold_617, whole genome shotgun sequence, encodes the following:
- the LOC119193510 gene encoding uncharacterized protein LOC119193510 yields the protein MKVLIFGASCSPATAIYVMNRNAERHRHTHPEAVEAIKKKHYMDDYLDSYEDEHRAITIATQVRNIHREAHFELRKWTSNSPAVLKALGESPNATEAVEIERTERVLGLIWRPQEDRLAFNLDLARIPSNLLRREAPTKREALKIVMSLFDPLGLVSPITVRAKQLLQEVWRRGTDWDDPIDD